In Deferribacteraceae bacterium V6Fe1, one genomic interval encodes:
- a CDS encoding cytochrome b/b6 domain-containing protein, which produces MRKLPLIKVQRGKKYYLKMTPAQRYQHFILMSTFILLVLTGFPLKFHYYPWAKTLINSLGGLRVTTVIHRICGVTMVGLFFYHWYYLFKNLYVYYIAPSIRLKKFSIKGLLKFIYYSPMFPRIKDVKDVADFLKYVFFITDEKPKHERFHWREKFDYWAVFWGIPVLGLTGAILWFESYSTMFFPGWFVNISFIAHSDEALLAAAVILIWHMYNAHVNYDKFPMSPLFLTGYLPEEIMKHEYYLEWKRINCLVEKDKSLFFDMDEYKANKKKEMQEHLLHCFEDIIDENFENEEKKDEQA; this is translated from the coding sequence ATGAGGAAGTTACCATTAATCAAAGTCCAAAGAGGTAAAAAATATTATCTAAAGATGACGCCGGCTCAAAGGTATCAGCATTTTATTTTGATGAGTACATTTATCCTGCTTGTTTTGACAGGTTTTCCTCTTAAATTTCATTACTACCCTTGGGCAAAAACTCTAATTAATAGTTTGGGCGGGTTAAGAGTTACTACGGTTATTCATAGAATTTGCGGAGTTACGATGGTAGGCTTGTTTTTTTACCATTGGTATTACCTTTTTAAAAATCTCTATGTTTACTATATAGCTCCTTCTATAAGGCTAAAAAAGTTTTCAATAAAAGGCCTCCTAAAATTTATCTATTATTCACCAATGTTTCCGAGGATAAAAGATGTCAAGGATGTGGCCGATTTTTTAAAATACGTATTTTTTATTACGGATGAAAAACCAAAACATGAAAGATTCCATTGGAGAGAAAAGTTTGACTATTGGGCGGTGTTTTGGGGTATTCCTGTTTTAGGTTTAACCGGTGCAATTTTGTGGTTTGAATCTTATTCAACAATGTTTTTTCCGGGTTGGTTTGTAAATATAAGTTTTATAGCTCACTCTGATGAGGCATTACTTGCAGCTGCAGTAATCCTGATATGGCATATGTACAATGCTCACGTTAATTACGATAAATTTCCAATGTCACCACTGTTTCTTACGGGTTATTTGCCTGAAGAGATTATGAAGCATGAATACTATCTCGAGTGGAAGAGAATTAACTGTTTGGTAGAAAAGGATAAGAGCCTGTTTTTTGATATGGACGAATATAAGGCAAATAAGAAAAAGGAGATGCAAGAACATCTTTTACACTGTTTTGAAGATATAATTGATGAGAATTTTGAGAATGAGGAGAAAAAAGATGAGCAGGCATAG
- a CDS encoding NHL repeat-containing protein, whose product MRFLVYLALIFFTVFKAFALNTVNVEKQYEIHFDKDEFVTDIEVVDYILYILESSKNNVFFYNLYDGALKGKKNIGNFHSLISFKYFDSKWYVLSANENSLVIFDSTWKYLKTAKIDAQDPTGIAFYENFMFIVDNDGQKVLKYKLKNLTLMQKIGGFGFNENQFRYPFDIKIDKIGDIYVSEVINTRVQKFNTNLKYVDTIGEWGVKKGQLYRPKGIEIQGQNLFIADSIMGVIQIFDKNSGKFIGVLGENGKILRLKSPYKLKVYNDFLCILDNFKKVVYVYKFK is encoded by the coding sequence ATGAGATTTTTAGTCTATTTAGCTCTTATTTTTTTCACAGTGTTTAAGGCTTTTGCCTTAAACACTGTGAATGTCGAAAAACAATATGAAATTCATTTTGATAAGGATGAGTTTGTTACTGATATAGAGGTAGTTGATTATATATTATATATTTTGGAGTCAAGCAAAAATAATGTGTTTTTTTATAATTTGTATGATGGTGCTTTGAAAGGTAAAAAAAATATTGGCAACTTTCACTCTTTGATCAGCTTCAAGTATTTTGACTCAAAATGGTATGTTTTATCAGCAAATGAGAATAGTTTAGTTATTTTTGATTCTACTTGGAAATATTTAAAAACAGCAAAAATTGATGCTCAAGATCCGACCGGTATAGCATTTTATGAGAATTTTATGTTTATAGTTGATAACGATGGACAAAAGGTTTTGAAATATAAACTTAAAAATCTGACGCTAATGCAAAAAATAGGAGGGTTCGGTTTTAATGAAAATCAGTTTAGATACCCTTTTGATATAAAGATTGATAAGATAGGCGATATTTATGTTTCGGAAGTAATAAACACGAGAGTACAAAAATTTAATACTAACTTAAAATATGTAGATACTATCGGGGAGTGGGGGGTTAAAAAAGGTCAGCTTTATCGTCCTAAAGGTATTGAAATTCAAGGGCAAAATCTTTTTATTGCCGACAGCATTATGGGGGTTATTCAGATATTTGATAAAAATAGCGGTAAGTTTATAGGTGTTTTAGGTGAAAACGGCAAAATATTAAGGTTAAAATCACCATATAAGTTAAAGGTTTATAATGACTTTCTGTGTATATTAGATAATTTTAAAAAGGTTGTGTATGTATATAAATTTAAATAA
- a CDS encoding cytochrome C, giving the protein MRVIAKLFLGILLMLFFSSVGNCADDENCLLCHKYRTLSRIDETGKTRLYYVNDNLFHSSVHGKIKCKECHSQITKIPHEENTKVNCLNECHIVEPTSEKRFSHKSVAEVMKNSIHSPDNKYANFSKADDFPECIDCHNNPLFKPIQLFKNITEEGQSPKALARCNLCHKEEKFIKYFYNHVSHRLHTSKDSSEIVRMCERCHSKPEMVKRHKLKNAVSTYKDTFHGKAITFGLEGAPDCVDCHVRENESAHAIKSYEDPESSINKDNRKKVCSRKTCHPNAADGIEDIRMHVVIDKNLYKPEYYTALGFTGLTLGAFFPLIVVLILELIREIFPNFSLRKFKRRK; this is encoded by the coding sequence TGCAAAACTGTTTTTAGGTATTCTGTTAATGTTGTTTTTTTCTTCAGTTGGCAATTGTGCCGACGATGAAAATTGTCTTCTTTGTCACAAGTATCGAACCCTTTCAAGGATTGATGAAACGGGTAAAACAAGGCTTTACTATGTCAATGACAACCTTTTCCACTCATCTGTTCACGGAAAAATAAAATGTAAGGAGTGCCATAGTCAGATTACAAAGATACCTCATGAAGAGAATACAAAAGTAAATTGTCTTAATGAGTGTCATATCGTGGAGCCTACGAGTGAAAAAAGATTTTCGCATAAAAGCGTAGCGGAAGTGATGAAAAACAGTATTCACTCACCTGATAATAAATACGCTAATTTTTCAAAAGCGGATGATTTTCCTGAATGTATAGATTGTCACAACAACCCTTTATTTAAACCGATACAACTATTTAAGAATATTACGGAAGAAGGGCAAAGTCCAAAGGCTCTTGCCAGATGTAATCTATGTCATAAGGAAGAAAAATTTATAAAGTATTTTTATAATCATGTTAGTCATCGACTACATACGAGCAAAGACAGCTCAGAAATCGTAAGGATGTGCGAAAGATGCCATTCTAAACCTGAAATGGTAAAAAGACATAAGTTAAAAAATGCAGTATCAACTTACAAAGATACATTCCATGGCAAAGCTATTACGTTTGGCCTTGAGGGTGCGCCGGATTGTGTAGATTGTCATGTCAGGGAAAATGAATCTGCTCATGCGATAAAAAGTTACGAAGACCCGGAAAGTTCAATTAATAAAGATAATAGAAAAAAAGTGTGTAGTCGCAAGACATGCCACCCTAATGCTGCAGATGGTATTGAAGATATCAGAATGCACGTTGTAATAGATAAAAATTTATACAAACCGGAATATTATACAGCATTAGGTTTTACCGGGCTGACTCTCGGTGCATTCTTCCCATTGATAGTAGTGCTTATTTTAGAATTAATTAGAGAAATTTTCCCTAATTTTAGTTTGAGAAAGTTTAAGAGGAGGAAATAG
- a CDS encoding cytochrome C: MSRHSNGFLKRIYAVIGIVLLVWSSYLVYILVMHIWHQHGEEVENMAISEEEKLFKEMMKDKKEVTYNLGYKVIKQEDIEKHFHHIGDPVMHDSINICIKCHGDIPHDKNKAIRAFLNMHSDFFACETCHVRVDNKKFIWYNKTTGEEVGNFEISVFLNNIPQKLIPLLDVDGKFERLDSDSKRNFVDEFRKMLPTLSPDKKSQGLKIIHKNVSKNPVKCDECHAPSLQQSYLPLMEIGYKERRVNQILSNEVVGMVEKYKEFYIPNFLMPGQSK, encoded by the coding sequence ATGAGCAGGCATAGTAATGGTTTCTTGAAAAGAATATATGCCGTAATAGGTATAGTGCTTTTAGTGTGGTCATCCTATTTAGTGTACATTTTAGTTATGCATATATGGCATCAGCATGGCGAAGAAGTGGAAAATATGGCTATTTCTGAAGAAGAAAAGCTATTTAAAGAGATGATGAAAGATAAAAAAGAGGTTACTTATAATTTAGGCTATAAGGTTATTAAACAAGAAGATATCGAAAAACATTTTCATCATATAGGTGATCCGGTAATGCACGATTCCATAAATATATGTATAAAATGCCATGGGGATATACCTCATGATAAAAATAAGGCAATAAGGGCATTCTTAAATATGCACAGTGATTTTTTTGCCTGCGAAACGTGTCATGTCAGAGTAGATAATAAAAAATTTATTTGGTACAATAAAACCACCGGTGAAGAGGTAGGAAATTTTGAGATATCGGTTTTTTTAAACAATATTCCTCAAAAATTAATCCCTTTATTGGATGTTGACGGAAAGTTTGAAAGACTTGATTCAGATTCAAAAAGAAATTTTGTTGATGAGTTCAGAAAAATGCTCCCTACTTTATCTCCTGACAAAAAGAGTCAAGGGCTTAAAATCATACATAAAAACGTTTCTAAAAATCCGGTTAAGTGCGATGAGTGTCATGCTCCGAGCTTACAGCAAAGTTATCTGCCGTTAATGGAAATAGGTTATAAAGAAAGAAGGGTCAACCAGATTCTCAGTAATGAAGTAGTTGGTATGGTTGAGAAATATAAGGAATTTTATATTCCAAATTTTTTGATGCCGGGTCAAAGTAAATGA